In the Bradyrhizobium guangzhouense genome, one interval contains:
- a CDS encoding ABC transporter ATP-binding protein: MTAAAPLLAIRGLRAAYGKIEALKGVDVEINAGEIVALIGANGAGKSTLMMTIFGKPRARAGQILFDGKDISSVPTHQIAHLRIAQSPEGRRIFPRMSVAENLQMGADATDCTEAERESTLERVFALFPRLKERVTQRGGTLSGGEQQMLAIGRALMSRPRLLMLDEPSLGLAPLIARQIFDAIRTLNRQDGLTVLIVEQNANHALKLAHRGYVMVNGLITLAGTGTELLQRPEIRAAYLEGGRQA, from the coding sequence GTGACGGCTGCCGCTCCCCTGCTCGCGATCCGCGGCTTGCGCGCCGCCTACGGCAAGATCGAGGCGCTGAAAGGCGTCGACGTCGAGATCAATGCCGGCGAGATCGTCGCCTTGATCGGCGCCAACGGCGCCGGCAAGTCGACGCTGATGATGACGATCTTCGGCAAGCCGCGCGCCCGCGCCGGCCAGATCCTGTTCGACGGCAAAGACATTTCCTCCGTCCCCACCCATCAGATTGCGCATCTGCGCATCGCACAATCACCGGAGGGCCGCCGCATCTTCCCGCGCATGAGCGTCGCGGAAAACCTCCAGATGGGCGCCGATGCCACCGATTGCACGGAGGCGGAGCGGGAAAGCACCCTGGAGCGCGTGTTCGCGCTGTTCCCACGGTTGAAGGAACGCGTCACGCAGCGCGGCGGAACCCTGTCGGGCGGCGAGCAGCAGATGCTCGCCATCGGCCGGGCGCTGATGAGCCGCCCGCGCCTGCTGATGCTGGATGAACCCTCGCTGGGGCTCGCACCGCTCATCGCGCGGCAGATCTTCGATGCGATCCGCACCCTGAACCGCCAGGACGGCCTGACCGTCCTCATCGTCGAGCAGAACGCCAACCATGCATTGAAACTGGCCCACCGCGGCTATGTCATGGTCAACGGCCTGATCACGCTGGCCGGGACCGGCACCGAGTTGCTGCAGCGCCCCGAGATTCGCGCGGCCTACCTGGAAGGCGGCCGGCAAGCCTGA
- a CDS encoding ABC transporter ATP-binding protein produces MSGEPILSVDRLTMRFGGIIAVQDLSFAAERGKITALIGPNGAGKTTVFNCITGFYKPTGGAIRLNHDDGRQTALERLNDFRIAKQAKVARTFQNIRLFPGMTALENLMVAQHNALMRASGFTFLGLIGVPTYRDAETRAIALATDWLKRINLLDRADDAAGNLAYGDQRRLEIARAMCTEPALLCLDEPAAGLNARESASLSELLQSIRGELGTSILLIEHDMSVVMEISDHIVVMDHGVKIAQGSPREVRDDAKVIAAYLGTDEEEAAAVMESGS; encoded by the coding sequence ATGAGCGGCGAACCCATTCTCAGCGTCGACCGGCTCACAATGCGCTTCGGCGGCATCATCGCCGTGCAGGATCTGTCGTTTGCAGCCGAACGGGGGAAGATCACCGCGCTGATCGGACCGAACGGCGCAGGCAAGACCACGGTGTTCAACTGCATCACCGGCTTCTACAAGCCGACCGGCGGCGCCATTCGTCTCAACCATGACGACGGCAGGCAGACCGCGCTGGAGCGGCTGAACGACTTCCGCATCGCCAAGCAGGCCAAGGTCGCCCGAACCTTCCAGAACATCCGTCTGTTTCCCGGCATGACGGCGCTCGAGAACCTGATGGTGGCGCAGCACAACGCCTTGATGCGCGCATCGGGCTTTACGTTCCTCGGCCTGATCGGCGTCCCGACCTATCGCGATGCCGAAACGCGCGCGATCGCGCTCGCGACCGACTGGCTCAAACGGATCAATCTGCTCGACCGCGCCGACGATGCCGCAGGCAACCTCGCCTATGGCGATCAGCGCCGGCTCGAGATCGCGCGCGCGATGTGCACCGAGCCCGCGCTGCTCTGCCTGGACGAGCCCGCCGCTGGTCTGAATGCACGCGAGAGTGCATCGCTGAGCGAGCTGCTGCAGTCGATCCGCGGCGAGCTCGGCACCTCGATCCTGCTGATCGAGCACGATATGTCGGTTGTGATGGAGATCTCGGACCACATCGTGGTGATGGACCATGGCGTGAAGATCGCGCAAGGATCGCCGCGGGAGGTGCGCGACGACGCAAAGGTGATCGCCGCGTATCTCGGCACCGACGAGGAAGAGGCTGCGGCCGTGATGGAGAGCGGATCGTGA
- a CDS encoding XdhC family protein: MLDRDEDILKAAEDWQKAGRGVALATVVETWGSAPRPAGSSLVINDEGTFLGSVSGGCVEGAVVTEAMDVIESGKPKMLEFGVADETAWNVGLSCGGTIRVFVEKVG; this comes from the coding sequence ATGCTCGATCGCGACGAGGACATTCTGAAGGCGGCGGAGGACTGGCAGAAGGCCGGCCGTGGCGTCGCGCTGGCAACCGTTGTGGAAACCTGGGGCTCGGCCCCGCGCCCGGCGGGCTCGAGCCTCGTCATCAACGACGAGGGCACGTTCCTGGGCTCGGTCTCCGGCGGCTGCGTCGAGGGTGCCGTGGTGACCGAAGCCATGGACGTGATCGAGAGCGGCAAGCCGAAGATGCTGGAGTTCGGCGTCGCCGACGAGACCGCCTGGAATGTCGGACTGTCCTGCGGCGGCACCATCCGCGTCTTCGTCGAGAAGGTCGGCTGA
- a CDS encoding (2Fe-2S)-binding protein has protein sequence MAKISLIVNGNPVTGNVDPRTLLVQFLRENLRLTGTHVGCDTSQCGACVVHLDGKAVKSCTTLAVMADGHEVKTIEGLAADGAPLHPMQEAFREHHGLQCGFCTPGMIMTAIDIVHRKGHELDDHTIREELEGNLCRCTGYQNIVASIAAGAKAMAKSDLA, from the coding sequence ATGGCAAAAATCTCCCTCATCGTGAACGGCAATCCTGTTACCGGCAATGTCGACCCGCGCACGCTTCTGGTGCAGTTCCTGCGCGAGAATCTGCGCCTGACGGGCACCCATGTCGGCTGCGACACCTCGCAGTGCGGCGCCTGCGTCGTGCATCTCGACGGCAAGGCCGTGAAGTCCTGCACCACGCTGGCCGTGATGGCCGATGGCCACGAGGTCAAGACCATCGAAGGACTGGCTGCCGACGGCGCGCCGCTGCATCCGATGCAGGAAGCCTTCCGCGAGCACCACGGCCTGCAATGCGGCTTCTGCACGCCGGGCATGATCATGACCGCGATCGATATCGTGCACCGCAAGGGCCACGAGCTCGACGACCATACGATCCGGGAAGAGCTGGAAGGCAATCTCTGCCGCTGCACCGGCTACCAGAACATCGTCGCCTCGATCGCCGCCGGCGCGAAGGCGATGGCGAAATCCGATCTCGCGTAA
- the pcaD gene encoding 3-oxoadipate enol-lactonase, with protein MPMIDADGCLINVSVEGRDGGPTLMLSNSLGCTLQMWEPQMKALTQVFRVIRYDRRGHGKSNVPPGPYTMERFGRDVLAILDDLNIEKVHWCGLSMGGMVGQWLGANAPERFGKLILANTSCYYAEPTKWLERIDAVKKGGIAAVADGVIAGWLTQDFREREPGITARMKAMLVATPVEGYLACCEALSTLDQRALLPKIKSPTLVIAGRHDVATPISAAELIRSNIPVASMTIIDAAHISNVEQPHAFTDAVVGFLTQR; from the coding sequence ATGCCCATGATCGATGCCGACGGTTGCCTGATCAACGTCTCCGTCGAGGGCCGCGACGGCGGGCCGACCTTGATGCTCTCCAACTCGCTCGGCTGCACGCTGCAGATGTGGGAGCCGCAGATGAAGGCGCTGACGCAGGTGTTCCGCGTCATCCGCTACGATCGCCGCGGCCACGGCAAGTCCAACGTTCCGCCCGGCCCCTATACGATGGAGCGCTTCGGCCGCGACGTGCTCGCCATCCTCGACGACCTCAACATCGAGAAAGTGCATTGGTGCGGTCTATCGATGGGCGGCATGGTCGGGCAATGGCTGGGCGCCAACGCGCCCGAAAGATTCGGCAAGCTCATCCTCGCCAACACCTCCTGCTACTATGCCGAGCCGACCAAATGGCTGGAGCGCATCGACGCCGTGAAGAAGGGCGGCATCGCGGCGGTGGCCGATGGCGTGATCGCAGGCTGGCTGACGCAGGATTTTCGCGAGCGCGAGCCCGGGATCACCGCCAGGATGAAGGCGATGCTGGTCGCCACCCCGGTCGAGGGCTATCTCGCCTGCTGCGAGGCGCTATCGACGCTCGACCAGCGCGCGCTGCTGCCCAAGATCAAGAGCCCGACGCTGGTGATCGCCGGCCGCCACGACGTGGCAACGCCGATCTCGGCAGCCGAGCTGATCCGCTCCAACATTCCCGTCGCCAGCATGACCATCATCGACGCCGCCCACATTTCCAATGTCGAGCAGCCGCACGCCTTCACCGACGCGGTGGTGGGATTTTTGACGCAGCGCTGA
- a CDS encoding FAD binding domain-containing protein: MYEFKYHRPGTVRQAANLLVKNEDAKVIAGGHTLIPVMKQRLASPPHLVDLSHIEGLNAIEMKGRSLVIGATARHAEVATSAIVGEAIPALANLASQIGDPAVRHKGTIGGSLANNDPTADYPAAVLALGATIVTNKRRLKAEEFFQGLFSTALEADEIITKVMFPLPKKAAYIKFRNQASRYALVGVFVARRPSDVRVAVTGAGSDGVFRVEAYEEALKKRFSSKVLEGIDVPAEGLNSDIHGSAEYRAHLIGVLARRAVDAANAKE; encoded by the coding sequence ATGTACGAATTCAAATACCACCGCCCCGGGACCGTCCGGCAGGCCGCCAATCTCCTGGTGAAGAACGAAGACGCCAAGGTGATCGCCGGCGGTCACACGCTGATTCCCGTCATGAAGCAGCGGCTTGCAAGCCCGCCGCATCTGGTCGACCTCTCCCATATCGAGGGGCTGAACGCGATCGAGATGAAGGGCCGTTCGCTGGTGATCGGCGCCACCGCCAGGCATGCCGAGGTCGCGACCTCCGCCATCGTCGGTGAAGCCATTCCCGCGCTCGCCAATCTCGCCAGCCAGATCGGTGATCCCGCGGTGCGCCACAAGGGCACGATCGGCGGCTCGCTCGCCAACAACGATCCGACCGCCGACTATCCGGCCGCGGTTCTCGCGCTCGGCGCCACCATCGTCACCAACAAGCGCCGCCTCAAGGCCGAGGAGTTTTTCCAGGGCCTGTTCTCGACCGCGCTGGAAGCCGACGAGATCATCACCAAGGTGATGTTCCCGCTGCCGAAGAAGGCCGCCTATATCAAGTTCCGCAACCAGGCCTCGCGTTACGCGCTGGTCGGCGTGTTCGTGGCGCGGCGTCCGTCGGACGTGCGCGTCGCCGTCACCGGTGCCGGTTCGGACGGTGTGTTCCGCGTCGAGGCTTATGAGGAAGCGCTGAAGAAGCGGTTCTCGTCCAAGGTGCTCGAAGGCATCGATGTGCCGGCGGAAGGGCTGAACAGCGACATCCACGGCAGCGCCGAATACCGCGCGCATCTGATCGGCGTGCTGGCACGGCGCGCCGTCGACGCCGCCAATGCCAAGGAGTGA
- a CDS encoding carboxymuconolactone decarboxylase family protein, protein MDDQKRRDAGMTVRRKVLGNAWVDKSIANRNAFNTDFQDMITRYAWGEIWTRPHFDERTRRVLVIGTMVALGQWDEFRLHVRAALAEGGFTPDDIKEILLQQAIYCGVPAANHAVKEASAIVQELGLVKG, encoded by the coding sequence ATGGACGACCAGAAGCGCCGCGATGCCGGCATGACCGTACGCCGAAAAGTGCTGGGCAACGCCTGGGTCGACAAATCGATCGCGAACCGCAACGCCTTCAACACCGATTTCCAGGACATGATCACGCGCTATGCCTGGGGCGAGATCTGGACCCGGCCGCATTTCGACGAGCGGACGCGGCGCGTGCTTGTCATCGGCACCATGGTCGCGCTCGGACAATGGGATGAATTCCGCCTGCACGTGCGCGCGGCGCTGGCGGAGGGCGGCTTCACCCCCGACGACATCAAGGAAATCCTGCTGCAGCAGGCGATCTATTGCGGCGTCCCGGCGGCGAACCACGCCGTCAAGGAGGCGTCAGCGATTGTGCAGGAGCTCGGCCTCGTCAAAGGCTAG
- a CDS encoding ABC transporter permease subunit: MDYFAQQLINGLVLGSIYGLIAIGYTMVYGIVGMINFAHGDIFMIGGFIALISFLLLVSLGLTAIPLILLLVLLVAMAVTALYGWTVERIAYRPLRHSFRLAPMLSAIGMSFVLTNYSQVAQGARVKPVPPIITGGYTLHEGPEGFAVQLSNMQIMVVLVTIVLLAMFTWLVSRTRLGRDMRACEQDQTMAALLGVDVDRTISMTFVIGAALASVAGMMYLLYYGQVDFFMGFVAGIKAFTAAVLGGIGSLPGAVLGGLAIGLIETFWSAYFSVEYKDVAAFSILIIVLIFMPTGLLGRPEVEKV, translated from the coding sequence ATGGATTATTTCGCCCAGCAGCTCATCAACGGCCTCGTGCTCGGCTCCATCTACGGTCTGATCGCGATCGGCTACACGATGGTCTACGGCATCGTCGGCATGATCAATTTCGCCCATGGCGACATCTTCATGATCGGCGGCTTCATCGCACTCATATCCTTCCTGCTCCTGGTCTCGCTCGGTCTGACTGCGATCCCACTGATCCTGCTGCTCGTCCTGCTGGTCGCGATGGCGGTCACCGCACTCTATGGCTGGACCGTCGAGCGCATCGCCTATCGGCCGCTGCGGCACTCCTTCCGGCTCGCGCCGATGCTGTCGGCGATCGGCATGTCCTTCGTGCTGACGAACTATTCGCAAGTGGCGCAAGGCGCCCGCGTCAAGCCGGTCCCGCCGATCATCACGGGCGGCTACACGCTGCATGAAGGCCCCGAGGGCTTTGCGGTGCAGCTCTCCAACATGCAGATCATGGTCGTGCTGGTCACCATCGTGCTGCTGGCCATGTTCACCTGGCTCGTCTCGCGGACACGCCTCGGCCGCGACATGCGGGCGTGCGAGCAGGACCAGACCATGGCCGCGCTGCTCGGCGTCGACGTCGATCGAACTATTTCCATGACTTTCGTGATCGGCGCGGCGCTCGCCTCGGTCGCGGGCATGATGTACCTGCTCTATTACGGCCAGGTCGATTTCTTCATGGGCTTCGTCGCAGGGATCAAGGCGTTCACCGCAGCGGTGCTGGGCGGCATCGGCTCGCTGCCCGGCGCCGTGCTGGGTGGGCTCGCGATCGGCCTGATCGAGACCTTCTGGTCGGCCTATTTCTCGGTGGAGTACAAGGACGTCGCCGCCTTCTCGATCCTGATCATCGTGCTGATTTTCATGCCGACCGGTCTGCTTGGTCGGCCCGAAGTCGAAAAAGTCTGA
- a CDS encoding 3-carboxy-cis,cis-muconate cycloisomerase — MSTALSPLLAPMLSSAAMRAVCDDRTTLQNMLDFEAALARAEAATGVIPPSAVGPIETVCKADRFDVAALAEAATRSGNLAIPLVKMLTANVGKADVEAARYVHWGATSQDVIDTATMLTLRAAIDALDADLSRAITGFAALARAHRSTAMVARTWLQHALPMPFGLKAAEYASSLARARCRLRRLRREGLALQFGGAAGTLAALGDKGLAVSERLAQELNLPLPDAPWHTHRDRIAEAASSLAILAGSCGKIARDVSLMMQTDVGEAFEPAGEGRGSSSTMPHKRNPVAAASALGCATMAPQLTATILAAQVQDHERSAGPWHAEWPTLPQLMLVTSGALAAIVDIAEGLDVDAARMRSNLDATHGLIMAEAVTFALADKIGKSDAHHLIEAASKRAVAEKKHLREVLSADSQVTAHLTPEKIAALFEPMAYQGASQALIDRLLDNLDRE, encoded by the coding sequence ATGAGCACAGCCCTCTCCCCCCTGCTTGCGCCGATGCTGTCGAGCGCAGCCATGCGCGCCGTCTGCGACGACCGAACCACGCTGCAGAACATGCTCGATTTCGAGGCGGCCCTGGCTCGGGCCGAGGCCGCCACCGGCGTGATCCCCCCGTCGGCAGTGGGGCCGATCGAAACGGTCTGCAAGGCCGATCGCTTCGACGTGGCCGCGCTGGCCGAGGCCGCGACCCGGTCCGGCAATCTCGCGATCCCCCTGGTCAAGATGCTGACCGCCAATGTCGGCAAGGCCGACGTCGAGGCCGCCCGCTACGTGCATTGGGGCGCGACCAGCCAGGACGTCATCGACACCGCGACCATGTTGACGCTTCGTGCCGCCATCGATGCGCTGGATGCTGACCTCAGCCGCGCCATCACGGGCTTTGCCGCGCTGGCGCGCGCCCATCGCAGCACGGCGATGGTGGCGCGGACCTGGCTGCAGCACGCGCTGCCGATGCCGTTCGGGCTGAAGGCCGCCGAATATGCATCGAGCCTCGCCCGCGCCCGCTGCCGCCTGCGGCGGCTCCGCCGCGAGGGCCTCGCGTTGCAATTCGGCGGCGCCGCCGGCACGCTCGCAGCGCTCGGCGACAAGGGGCTCGCGGTATCCGAACGGCTGGCGCAGGAGCTGAACCTGCCGCTGCCGGATGCGCCCTGGCACACCCATCGCGACCGCATCGCCGAAGCGGCCTCAAGCCTTGCGATTCTCGCCGGCAGCTGCGGCAAGATCGCACGCGACGTCTCGCTGATGATGCAGACCGACGTCGGCGAAGCCTTCGAACCGGCCGGCGAAGGCCGCGGCAGCTCCTCGACCATGCCGCACAAGCGCAACCCCGTCGCAGCCGCAAGCGCGCTCGGCTGCGCGACCATGGCTCCCCAGCTCACTGCTACGATTCTTGCCGCCCAGGTGCAGGACCACGAGCGCAGCGCCGGCCCCTGGCACGCGGAATGGCCGACGCTGCCGCAATTGATGCTGGTCACATCGGGCGCGCTGGCCGCCATCGTCGACATCGCCGAAGGCCTCGACGTCGATGCCGCGCGCATGCGCAGCAACCTCGATGCGACGCACGGGCTGATCATGGCGGAAGCCGTCACCTTTGCGCTGGCCGACAAGATCGGCAAGAGCGACGCGCATCACCTCATCGAAGCCGCGAGCAAGCGCGCGGTCGCCGAGAAGAAGCACCTGCGCGAGGTGCTCTCGGCCGATTCGCAGGTCACTGCGCATCTGACGCCGGAAAAAATTGCGGCTTTGTTCGAGCCGATGGCCTATCAAGGCGCATCGCAGGCCTTGATTGATCGCCTGCTCGACAACCTCGACCGCGAATAA
- a CDS encoding SRPBCC family protein, translated as MAMTMNGEVQLAAPREAVWEKLNDPAVLKACIPGCEELEKTEDGGFRATAKMKVGPVSARFKGKVMLSDLDPPNGYKISGEGEGGVAGFAKGGAAVRLAEKDGGTLLSYDVEAQIGGKLAQLGQRLINGTAKKLADEFFANFAKAVQG; from the coding sequence ATGGCCATGACAATGAACGGCGAAGTCCAGCTTGCGGCGCCGCGCGAGGCCGTATGGGAGAAGCTCAACGACCCCGCTGTGCTGAAGGCCTGCATCCCCGGCTGCGAGGAGCTGGAGAAGACCGAGGACGGCGGCTTTCGCGCCACCGCGAAAATGAAGGTCGGTCCGGTCTCGGCGCGCTTCAAGGGCAAGGTGATGCTCTCGGATCTCGACCCGCCGAACGGCTACAAGATCTCGGGCGAAGGCGAGGGCGGGGTGGCCGGCTTCGCCAAGGGCGGCGCCGCGGTGAGGCTCGCCGAGAAGGATGGCGGCACGCTGCTTTCCTATGACGTCGAGGCGCAGATCGGCGGCAAGTTGGCGCAGCTCGGGCAGCGCCTGATCAACGGCACCGCCAAGAAGCTGGCGGACGAATTTTTCGCGAATTTCGCCAAGGCGGTACAGGGCTGA
- a CDS encoding AAA family ATPase has translation MTSATLPASVDAMLELLTSRGYLAERSLATVTYLSLRMGRPLFLEGEAGVGKTEIAKVLSAALGRKLIRLQCYEGLDVSSAVYEWNSAAQMIAIRMAEAAGDTDRDQLSSDIFADRYMIKRPLLQALEPDVAGPPVLLIDELDRADEAFEAYLLEILSDFQVTIPEFGTVKAPHPPIVIITSNRTREIHDALKRRCLYHWVDYPAAERELAIVKTRVPGISAKLSQQVVRFVQALRNQDFYKSPGVAETIDWATALSELDARSLTPQVVGDTLGALLKYQDDITRMQGDTLQKVLKDATSEN, from the coding sequence ATGACTTCAGCGACCCTGCCGGCATCGGTCGATGCGATGCTCGAACTCTTGACCTCGCGCGGCTATCTGGCCGAGCGGTCGCTGGCGACGGTGACATATCTCTCGCTGCGGATGGGCCGGCCACTGTTCCTGGAAGGCGAGGCCGGCGTCGGCAAGACCGAGATTGCAAAGGTTCTCTCGGCCGCGCTGGGGCGGAAGCTGATCCGTCTGCAGTGCTACGAGGGCCTCGACGTCTCCTCCGCGGTCTATGAGTGGAACAGCGCCGCGCAGATGATCGCGATCCGGATGGCGGAAGCCGCCGGCGACACCGATCGCGATCAGTTGTCGAGCGACATCTTTGCCGACCGCTACATGATCAAGCGGCCGCTGCTGCAGGCACTGGAGCCCGATGTCGCAGGTCCGCCGGTGCTGCTGATCGACGAACTCGATCGCGCCGACGAGGCTTTCGAGGCCTATCTGCTGGAAATCCTCAGCGACTTCCAGGTGACCATCCCCGAATTCGGCACCGTGAAGGCGCCGCATCCGCCGATCGTCATCATCACCTCCAACCGCACCCGCGAGATCCACGACGCCCTGAAGCGGCGCTGCCTCTATCACTGGGTGGATTATCCCGCCGCCGAGCGCGAGCTCGCGATCGTCAAGACGCGTGTGCCCGGCATCTCGGCAAAACTGTCGCAGCAGGTCGTGCGCTTCGTGCAGGCGCTGCGCAACCAGGATTTCTACAAGTCGCCCGGGGTCGCCGAAACCATCGACTGGGCTACTGCTTTGTCCGAGCTCGACGCCCGCTCGCTGACCCCGCAAGTGGTCGGCGACACGCTGGGCGCGCTGCTGAAGTACCAGGACGACATCACGCGGATGCAGGGCGATACCTTGCAGAAGGTGCTGAAGGACGCGACGAGCGAGAATTGA
- a CDS encoding vWA domain-containing protein codes for MAINHLAPEQTEQFADNIVGFARALRSAGMPVGPGAVIDAMSALQVIEIGNRADVFTTLEAIFVKRHEHALIFKQAFNLFFRASEEWKHLLDSVPLPEQAKKKPQAGSRRVQEAMSQPRMTETPQHQEQDLRLSVSDKEILQKKDFAQMSAAEIAEALRAIEMMRLPQAELLTRRYLPDPRGLRLDMRRTLRASLRTGGDIIDIHRLGRIEKPAPIVALLDISGSMSEYTRLFLHFLHAIGDARKRVSVFLFGTRLTNVTRALRQRDPDEALASCSAAVEDWAGGTRISASLHHFNKLWARRVLSQGAIVLLISDGLEREADSRLAFEMDRLHRSCRRLIWLNPLLRFGGFEAKAQGIKMMLPHVDEFRPVHNLSSIQELITTLSRPLPPHHRSLIRSAA; via the coding sequence ATGGCCATCAACCATTTGGCGCCGGAACAAACCGAGCAATTCGCCGACAACATCGTCGGCTTTGCCCGTGCGTTGCGCTCGGCCGGTATGCCGGTCGGGCCGGGCGCCGTCATCGACGCCATGAGCGCGCTGCAGGTGATCGAGATCGGCAACCGGGCGGACGTCTTCACCACGCTGGAGGCGATCTTCGTCAAGCGCCATGAGCATGCGCTGATCTTCAAGCAGGCTTTCAACCTGTTCTTCCGCGCCTCGGAAGAATGGAAGCACCTGCTGGATTCGGTGCCGCTGCCGGAGCAGGCCAAGAAGAAGCCGCAAGCCGGCTCGCGCCGCGTCCAGGAGGCGATGTCGCAGCCGCGGATGACGGAGACGCCGCAGCACCAGGAGCAGGATTTGCGCCTGTCGGTCTCCGACAAGGAGATCCTTCAGAAGAAGGACTTTGCGCAGATGAGCGCCGCCGAGATCGCGGAGGCGCTCCGCGCCATCGAGATGATGCGGCTGCCGCAGGCGGAATTGCTGACGCGCCGCTACCTTCCCGATCCGCGTGGCCTGCGGCTCGACATGCGCCGCACGCTGCGCGCATCCTTGCGCACCGGCGGCGACATCATCGACATCCATCGGCTCGGGCGGATCGAGAAGCCGGCCCCGATCGTGGCGCTGCTCGACATCTCCGGCTCGATGAGCGAATACACCCGCCTGTTCCTGCACTTCCTGCATGCCATCGGCGATGCGCGCAAGCGCGTCTCGGTGTTCCTGTTCGGCACCCGGCTCACCAATGTGACGCGCGCGCTGCGCCAGCGCGATCCAGACGAGGCGCTGGCGAGCTGCTCGGCGGCGGTCGAGGACTGGGCCGGCGGCACGAGGATCTCGGCCTCGCTGCATCACTTCAACAAATTGTGGGCGCGGCGGGTGCTGAGCCAGGGCGCCATCGTGCTGCTGATCTCCGATGGGCTGGAGCGGGAGGCCGATTCCAGGCTCGCCTTCGAGATGGACCGGCTGCACCGCTCCTGCCGGCGGCTGATCTGGCTCAACCCGCTGCTCCGGTTTGGCGGCTTCGAGGCCAAGGCCCAGGGCATCAAAATGATGCTCCCGCACGTTGACGAATTCCGCCCGGTGCATAATTTGAGTTCGATCCAGGAGCTGATCACCACGCTCTCCCGGCCGCTGCCGCCGCATCACCGCAGCCTGATCCGCTCCGCAGCCTGA
- the livM gene encoding high-affinity branched-chain amino acid ABC transporter permease LivM, with amino-acid sequence MTALSTETTHAGRTAGIPFILKKAFLSACVALVLFSLMIGIRTEAGSDGQLTWWTRFGDLASIVGLVFGGSIVIELLRQWLGPIGAEKLVPAPVQRSLSLAGRFLGPALLVFTLLVPVIFYNQRYILDLGILVLTYVMLGWGLNVVVGLAGLLDLGYVAFYAVGAYSYALLATNFGWSFWVCLPLAGMLAAIWGVMLGFPVLRLRGDYLAIVTLAFGEIIRLVILNWQDLTGGPNGISDIPRPTMFGIPLDNSDDGLAAKLGIDYSPTHRIVFLFYLILALALLTNWVTIRLRRLPIGRAWEALREDEVACRALGINTTTTKLTAFATGAMFGGFAGAFFATRQGFISPESFTFQESALVLAIVVLGGMGSQLGVALAALTMIGGFELFRSLETYRMLVFGMAMVLIMIWRPRGIIGHRAPTVYLTKAQAISSDLVKEGHG; translated from the coding sequence GTGACAGCCCTTTCAACCGAAACCACGCATGCCGGCCGCACGGCGGGCATTCCGTTCATCCTGAAAAAAGCCTTCCTCAGCGCTTGCGTTGCGCTGGTGCTGTTCTCGCTGATGATCGGCATCCGCACCGAGGCTGGTTCCGACGGCCAGCTGACCTGGTGGACGCGCTTCGGCGATCTCGCCTCCATCGTCGGCCTCGTGTTCGGCGGCTCCATCGTCATCGAGCTGCTGCGGCAATGGCTCGGACCGATCGGCGCGGAAAAGCTCGTGCCAGCGCCGGTCCAGCGTAGCCTGTCGCTGGCTGGCCGCTTCCTTGGTCCGGCTCTGCTCGTCTTCACCCTGCTCGTGCCAGTGATCTTCTATAATCAGCGTTATATCCTCGACCTCGGCATCCTCGTACTCACCTATGTGATGCTCGGCTGGGGCCTGAACGTGGTGGTCGGGCTCGCCGGCCTGCTCGACCTCGGCTATGTCGCCTTCTACGCGGTGGGTGCCTATTCCTATGCGCTGCTCGCCACCAATTTTGGCTGGTCGTTCTGGGTCTGCCTGCCGCTCGCCGGCATGCTTGCCGCGATCTGGGGGGTCATGCTCGGCTTTCCGGTGCTGCGGCTGCGCGGCGACTATCTCGCCATCGTGACCCTCGCCTTCGGCGAGATCATCCGGCTCGTTATCCTCAACTGGCAGGATCTGACCGGCGGACCCAACGGCATATCCGACATCCCCCGCCCTACCATGTTCGGCATCCCGCTCGACAACAGCGATGACGGGCTCGCCGCCAAGCTCGGCATCGACTACTCGCCGACCCATCGCATCGTCTTCCTGTTCTATCTGATCCTGGCGCTGGCGCTGCTCACCAACTGGGTGACGATCCGCCTGCGCCGTCTGCCGATCGGCCGCGCCTGGGAAGCGCTGCGCGAGGACGAGGTCGCCTGCCGCGCCCTCGGCATCAACACCACGACCACGAAGCTCACGGCGTTCGCCACCGGCGCGATGTTCGGTGGATTTGCTGGCGCGTTCTTCGCAACACGCCAGGGCTTCATCAGCCCGGAATCCTTCACCTTCCAGGAATCGGCGCTGGTGCTCGCCATCGTCGTGCTCGGCGGCATGGGCTCGCAGCTCGGTGTCGCGCTCGCCGCCCTCACCATGATCGGCGGCTTCGAGCTGTTCCGCAGCCTCGAGACCTACCGCATGCTGGTGTTCGGCATGGCCATGGTGCTGATCATGATCTGGCGGCCGCGCGGCATCATCGGCCATCGCGCGCCGACCGTGTATCTGACCAAGGCGCAGGCGATCTCCTCCGACCTCGTCAAGGAGGGCCACGGATGA